In Sphingobacterium zeae, one genomic interval encodes:
- a CDS encoding BfmA/BtgA family mobilization protein: MARSDENTRSVRFPMEVDGKLEHLSLKLGRTKRLLVIQMVDYFYRNKKDPADLNDEVLKKELSSGVSRILSFIRKQETDLLVPVYSMLDELIAINKQQSGTIDVISDEQQQSSKFLKANTEYLGSLDKVLKKLLLGIAEKQELKDNFRKILEHYISQRETLGWPVSAARKEELAKQVREALDNL; encoded by the coding sequence ATGGCTAGGTCCGATGAAAACACAAGGTCCGTCCGCTTCCCCATGGAAGTGGACGGCAAACTCGAACATCTTTCCCTTAAACTCGGTCGGACAAAACGCCTGCTGGTGATACAGATGGTCGATTATTTCTACAGGAACAAGAAGGATCCGGCCGATCTGAACGATGAGGTGCTGAAAAAGGAACTTTCCAGTGGAGTAAGCCGTATACTTTCCTTTATCCGAAAGCAGGAAACCGACCTGTTGGTACCTGTCTATTCCATGCTGGATGAGCTGATTGCCATAAACAAACAGCAATCAGGAACGATAGACGTCATTTCTGATGAACAGCAGCAATCGTCAAAATTTCTGAAAGCAAATACGGAGTATCTCGGGAGCCTCGATAAAGTCCTTAAGAAATTACTTTTGGGGATCGCAGAAAAGCAGGAGCTAAAAGATAATTTCAGAAAGATCCTTGAACATTACATCAGTCAGCGGGAAACGCTTGGCTGGCCAGTATCCGCCGCCAGAAAGGAAGAACTGGCCAAACAGGTCCGGGAAGCACTGGATAATCTTTAG
- a CDS encoding IPT/TIG domain-containing protein → MTIISFFKRSGARNLCFAALMAFSMGVVSCNKDQGSDMSYPDKTDGAQITQYTPISGGSATEISLYGSNFETDLTKIKVTINDKEAAVLSSNGRIITARIPQNAGSGKVKLTIGGKEYIYKQAFEYGYQTVVYTYLGSTKDDMDGDYAQAKLSGPRYLKWSKDNALYFVEEGASSRDNFAALRVASNNNVTTLLKASESTLFERLRAFDFSMDQSTLFLTNDNNANGSMGLGKMTKSSGKYNNLTALSAQGGLTTVATNPVTDEVFVGVYSGGKICRLKPDGSLEGLFGVNSKNVNIMDIIFSKDGQTMYISGAYNAHSVYRVPYDISTKSFGTVQVLAGPNANTTGNAVGNGESARFNTPAQMDLDNEGNLYVADRKNHCIRKITTTGTVTTYAGIAGTNGLQNGNALSAKFYEPEGLQFGPDGALYVADTWNHVIRKIVIE, encoded by the coding sequence ATGACAATAATTAGTTTTTTTAAACGGTCAGGTGCCAGAAACCTCTGCTTTGCGGCATTGATGGCATTCAGCATGGGCGTTGTGAGCTGTAATAAAGATCAAGGCAGTGACATGTCTTACCCTGATAAAACTGATGGGGCTCAAATTACACAGTATACGCCGATCTCCGGAGGGTCCGCAACTGAGATATCGCTGTACGGAAGCAACTTTGAAACAGATCTGACAAAAATTAAGGTGACCATAAATGATAAGGAAGCGGCGGTATTGAGTTCGAATGGACGTATCATTACGGCCCGCATTCCACAGAATGCCGGTTCTGGAAAAGTCAAATTGACCATTGGCGGGAAAGAATATATTTACAAACAGGCTTTTGAATATGGCTACCAGACTGTAGTCTATACGTACTTGGGAAGTACCAAGGACGATATGGATGGGGACTATGCCCAAGCCAAATTGTCGGGGCCACGATATTTGAAATGGAGCAAGGATAATGCGCTTTATTTTGTCGAAGAGGGGGCAAGCAGCCGAGATAACTTCGCAGCACTCCGTGTAGCATCAAATAACAATGTGACGACCTTACTCAAGGCTTCTGAAAGTACGCTGTTTGAACGCCTCCGGGCTTTTGACTTTTCAATGGATCAGAGTACATTGTTTCTTACTAATGACAATAACGCAAATGGCTCCATGGGCCTGGGCAAAATGACGAAATCTTCAGGTAAGTACAACAATTTGACAGCTTTGTCAGCGCAAGGGGGATTAACCACTGTCGCAACTAACCCAGTGACAGATGAGGTATTCGTGGGAGTATATTCCGGGGGAAAGATATGTCGATTAAAACCCGATGGTAGTCTGGAGGGACTGTTTGGTGTCAATTCAAAAAACGTGAATATCATGGACATCATTTTCTCTAAGGATGGTCAAACCATGTATATTTCTGGCGCTTACAATGCACACAGTGTTTATCGTGTTCCTTATGACATAAGCACCAAGAGTTTTGGAACAGTACAGGTACTTGCTGGACCAAATGCCAATACAACAGGGAATGCGGTGGGAAATGGAGAATCTGCCCGGTTTAACACTCCTGCACAGATGGATCTGGATAACGAAGGAAACTTATATGTTGCCGATCGTAAAAACCATTGCATTCGAAAAATTACGACCACCGGTACGGTAACTACTTACGCGGGTATTGCGGGTACAAATGGCCTGCAGAACGGAAACGCTTTATCAGCAAAATTTTATGAGCCCGAAGGCCTGCAATTTGGTCCTGACGGCGCATTGTACGTCGCTGACACCTGGAATCACGTTATTCGAAAAATAGTTATAGAATAA
- a CDS encoding LacI family DNA-binding transcriptional regulator — protein sequence MENKKISINDIAKHLNIAKSTVSLIINGKADERRISKELQTKVLDYVREVRFYPHHLAQSLATGRSNSIGLIVEDISDSFFGPIALMIENLAKTKGYRIMYSSTLGDTNTAIEIINFFRRSQLDGYIIAPTKGIENIVKEMVDEHIPIVLFDRDPVEGVDFVGTNNKEATIEACMHLYDRGFRQIGFVTLESTQSQMHERLSGYEQVMVKLAIDSKVAFIPFESKKAIKQQLIKDFLENNPELDAIIFATNYLCLAGLAAINNLTTNTKTDFGIVSFDDHEAFNLISPTITAVRQPLEELSNNIIKLLLKQIEKPTRDNASHVVLPSVIKTRKSSERKSFT from the coding sequence ATGGAAAATAAAAAGATCTCAATAAATGACATTGCGAAACACTTAAATATTGCAAAGTCAACCGTGTCATTGATCATTAACGGAAAAGCTGATGAGAGACGCATCAGTAAAGAATTACAGACTAAGGTATTAGATTATGTCAGAGAGGTTCGTTTTTATCCCCATCACTTAGCGCAAAGCCTTGCAACAGGACGGAGCAACAGTATCGGACTTATTGTTGAAGATATTTCTGACTCATTCTTTGGACCAATAGCACTTATGATCGAAAATCTAGCCAAAACGAAAGGTTATAGAATAATGTATAGTAGTACGCTCGGTGACACCAATACAGCCATTGAGATTATCAATTTTTTCAGACGGAGCCAATTAGATGGTTATATTATTGCGCCAACCAAAGGAATAGAAAATATAGTGAAAGAAATGGTCGATGAACATATCCCAATTGTTCTATTTGATCGGGATCCGGTCGAAGGGGTAGATTTCGTCGGAACGAACAACAAGGAAGCAACGATAGAAGCTTGTATGCATCTTTATGATAGGGGTTTTCGTCAGATTGGATTCGTTACACTCGAATCTACACAAAGCCAAATGCATGAGCGATTATCAGGTTATGAACAGGTTATGGTGAAATTAGCTATTGATTCTAAAGTGGCCTTTATACCGTTTGAATCAAAAAAAGCAATCAAACAGCAGCTTATTAAAGATTTTCTTGAGAATAATCCGGAACTGGATGCTATCATCTTTGCAACCAATTATCTTTGTCTAGCAGGATTGGCTGCAATAAATAACCTAACGACTAACACGAAAACGGATTTCGGAATTGTGTCCTTTGACGATCATGAGGCGTTTAACCTGATCTCTCCAACGATCACCGCCGTACGCCAGCCGTTGGAAGAACTAAGTAATAACATCATAAAATTATTGCTAAAGCAAATAGAAAAGCCAACAAGGGATAATGCTAGTCATGTGGTATTGCCCTCAGTGATAAAAACAAGAAAATCATCTGAAAGAAAAAGTTTTACATAG
- a CDS encoding endonuclease/exonuclease/phosphatase family protein yields the protein MMIALSKARNLNLRLLLFALITAVLVAVSANETSAQKLSGEVEIKTMTYNIYSARKMGIEAIAAVIRKVNPDVVSLQEVERNTDVNPMDFPKEIAALTGMKYYFFAHALTLKKGDYGNVILSKYPLLQTKSIHLGVADDGDDTRSFGYALLEKDGKQFYFATTHLGYKKDDATRLKQINEILKEIKNLKQPIILGADLNSRPNSQTMPALQKWFTLPCQISNCEWTVPTPKPTYTCDWLIYAPHQAFEVKDYAVQFWADKESDHYPVVGTFNLK from the coding sequence ATGATGATAGCTTTGTCTAAAGCAAGAAATCTAAACTTGCGTCTTCTACTGTTTGCTTTAATCACTGCTGTTCTGGTGGCTGTAAGCGCGAATGAAACTTCTGCTCAAAAATTGAGCGGTGAAGTTGAGATCAAAACGATGACCTACAACATCTACAGTGCTCGAAAAATGGGTATTGAAGCTATTGCAGCGGTAATCAGAAAGGTCAACCCCGATGTGGTCTCTCTACAAGAAGTAGAACGCAATACCGATGTGAATCCGATGGATTTTCCAAAGGAAATAGCGGCGTTGACGGGAATGAAATATTATTTTTTTGCACATGCGCTCACCCTGAAGAAAGGAGACTATGGAAATGTTATCCTTTCAAAATATCCGCTTTTGCAAACAAAGTCCATTCATTTGGGGGTTGCTGATGATGGGGATGATACGCGATCTTTTGGATATGCGTTGCTGGAAAAGGATGGTAAACAGTTTTATTTCGCCACGACTCACCTGGGCTATAAAAAGGACGATGCCACCCGTTTAAAACAGATCAACGAGATTTTGAAGGAAATTAAAAATTTAAAGCAGCCGATCATTTTAGGGGCTGACTTGAATTCTCGGCCTAATTCGCAGACGATGCCGGCTTTGCAGAAATGGTTTACTTTGCCTTGTCAAATCTCAAATTGTGAATGGACCGTACCGACTCCAAAGCCTACATATACCTGTGACTGGTTAATATATGCACCTCACCAGGCTTTTGAAGTTAAGGACTACGCGGTTCAATTTTGGGCGGACAAAGAGTCAGACCACTATCCAGTTGTGGGAACATTTAATCTGAAATAG
- a CDS encoding helix-turn-helix domain-containing protein produces MLLDILTKEDLQVFKKELLDEIRQIVKGKTLAENGEREWLRSREVRKKLNISPGTLQNLRITGLLPFKKIGGSMYYRSSDVDMMMEGGDGNG; encoded by the coding sequence ATGCTACTAGACATTCTGACAAAAGAAGATTTACAGGTATTTAAAAAAGAGCTGCTCGATGAAATCAGACAGATCGTAAAAGGAAAGACCTTAGCGGAAAACGGAGAAAGAGAATGGCTCCGTAGCCGGGAGGTTAGAAAGAAACTGAACATATCCCCCGGAACATTGCAGAACCTTCGGATAACCGGGTTACTGCCCTTCAAAAAGATCGGCGGCAGTATGTATTATCGCAGTAGTGATGTAGATATGATGATGGAAGGAGGTGACGGCAATGGTTAA
- a CDS encoding endonuclease/exonuclease/phosphatase family protein — protein MRKLIYGLQLALLSGCIFAACAKDLAKSSPADETLSLPTEVQSSATIAGSGGYVMMTFNIRQDAPDAGNRAWTVRRSLVKERILEHDCDIVGVQEALGNQMDNMASDLQGYSKVGTGREGNSSSEHSAIFYKNTKFNALESGTFWLAPGAPTAPAGPAWDAAYKRICTWIKLQDKQTAMIFYVFNTHFDHKGADAKVNSANLLLTYMQNKIGDLPAVLMGDLNANQNSAAYSVLNSPSWLEESWNIAGSKSPALRVTGNGWNISPSGDSQIDHIFVTGQWSVSSRLVDWYHKDPGGILPSDHFPVIARLQVDGVSIFKDAHYGGKGVFLPRGTYNLADLNARGIENDWASSARVPNGLTLTIYEHQNFLGINWVLTTDTPLFSQLTPSGNDKASSMKVQ, from the coding sequence GTGAGAAAATTAATTTATGGACTGCAGCTGGCACTTCTGTCCGGCTGCATCTTTGCAGCTTGTGCGAAAGATTTAGCAAAGTCATCACCGGCTGACGAAACGCTGTCCTTACCAACCGAAGTACAAAGTTCAGCAACAATAGCCGGAAGCGGGGGGTACGTCATGATGACTTTTAATATCCGGCAGGATGCACCCGATGCGGGAAACCGTGCATGGACGGTCAGGCGATCTTTGGTCAAAGAAAGAATCTTGGAACATGACTGTGATATAGTCGGAGTTCAGGAAGCTTTAGGAAATCAGATGGACAATATGGCCTCAGATCTGCAAGGCTACAGCAAAGTGGGCACAGGACGAGAAGGAAATAGTTCTTCTGAGCACTCTGCCATATTTTATAAAAACACAAAATTTAATGCTTTGGAAAGCGGTACATTTTGGCTGGCGCCTGGAGCACCTACAGCTCCGGCCGGACCAGCCTGGGATGCTGCATACAAGCGCATCTGTACCTGGATAAAGCTTCAGGATAAACAGACGGCAATGATCTTTTATGTATTTAATACGCATTTTGATCATAAAGGTGCTGATGCTAAGGTTAATAGTGCGAATCTTTTGTTAACCTATATGCAAAACAAAATCGGCGATCTTCCGGCGGTACTGATGGGCGACCTAAATGCAAATCAAAATTCTGCCGCATATAGTGTGCTTAATAGTCCGTCATGGTTAGAAGAAAGCTGGAATATCGCTGGTTCTAAGTCGCCTGCATTACGTGTTACCGGTAATGGATGGAACATTAGCCCAAGCGGGGATAGTCAGATCGACCATATCTTTGTTACCGGTCAATGGTCAGTTTCCTCCAGGTTAGTCGATTGGTACCATAAAGATCCCGGAGGAATATTGCCTTCTGATCATTTTCCTGTTATTGCGCGACTACAAGTAGACGGGGTAAGTATTTTCAAAGATGCACACTATGGTGGTAAGGGAGTTTTCTTACCGAGAGGGACTTATAACTTAGCTGATCTCAATGCCCGAGGCATTGAAAATGACTGGGCATCTTCGGCTAGAGTACCAAATGGGCTTACTTTGACGATCTATGAACACCAGAATTTCTTAGGGATCAACTGGGTGTTGACGACGGATACACCACTGTTTTCTCAATTAACACCATCGGGCAATGATAAGGCCTCTTCAATGAAAGTGCAATAA